In the Desulfitobacterium hafniense DCB-2 genome, AACCTTGGAATTTAATGTCCGCTTCGGTGATCCGGAAACCCAAGTGGTGATGGCCCGTATGGAATCGGATTTATTCAAGGTTCTGTGGGCCTGTACGGAAGGACAGATCGAGAATCTAAAGCTGGCTTGGAAAAAAGAAACCGCACTCTGTATCGTTATGGCCGCACCGGGCTATCCCCTGGCCTATGCCAAAGGCATTCCGATCACTTTGCCTGAAGTCCCTGCTCAAGAGAGCGTGATTTTTCATGCCGGGACTGCCCTTTCCCAGGGGGGAGAACTGCAAAGCTCCGGCGGAAGGGTCTTGGGGGTAACGGCTTGGGGAGATGATCTTAACCAGGCCCGTCAATTGGGATATGCTTTAGTAGAAAAAATAAATTTCCCCGGCGCTCATTATCGGAAAGATATTGGGGTAAAAGGTCTTTAGTTCGGCTTTTCCTCCTGTGACCTTAGGTTGTCCTATCTTCATATAATGAAGGCAGGACGACGTTCAAGGGGGGAAGGGTGTGTACATCTATCGAAAAAGGTTCTTTTATCCAATCCATGTGGAAAGGCCCGATCCGGTCCTGGCTAAAGAATTGCTGGAGCATTATGGTGGAAGGGATGGAGAACTCACCCAGGCAGTTCAGTACTTAAATCATCAGGTTAATATAGACAACCGTTTTTTGCGTGAACTTTTGGGACTCATCATGGCGGAAGAACTTGCTCATTTAGAGACTTTATCGGCAATGATTACCAAGCTGGGCGGGGAGGTTACTCGCTTAAGTGATCATGAGGATACTCCCTGGTCTCTTTCCTATGTAAACCAGTACTCTGAACCGGATAAACTTTTGAAAGCAAACGCTGCTTTGGAAAAGAGAGCACGCCTTTTGTATGAGAAGCATGCAGCCATGACCCAGGATCCTGGGGTGAAACGTCTGCTTACTTTTTTAGCCCGGCGTGAAGGGGTTCATCAGAGGC is a window encoding:
- a CDS encoding manganese catalase family protein; translation: MYIYRKRFFYPIHVERPDPVLAKELLEHYGGRDGELTQAVQYLNHQVNIDNRFLRELLGLIMAEELAHLETLSAMITKLGGEVTRLSDHEDTPWSLSYVNQYSEPDKLLKANAALEKRARLLYEKHAAMTQDPGVKRLLTFLARREGVHQRLLYRCYKVLTEGGTSEQYMEIIYEYKMSLQVLE